From Pempheris klunzingeri isolate RE-2024b chromosome 18, fPemKlu1.hap1, whole genome shotgun sequence, a single genomic window includes:
- the stx7l gene encoding syntaxin-7 isoform X2 codes for MAYQAGIPQEPSALVHNISSNIQRLTVLTSELQRAVSLLGTEQDSSQLRQTLQQKQQQGNHLAKETDRLIKAFSALPVGSDQRQRKIQKERLLNDFSAALNNFQKIQRQAADKEREFVARVRASSRVSGGQPDDSFGSAPVFPSDAQVQAQTEAFTEEDLRLIQERESAIRQLESDIVDINDIFKDLGLMVHEQGDMIDSIEANVENADVSVQSATQQLARAADYQRSSRKKICILVIVLAVAAVIIGLIIWGAVKN; via the exons ATGGCCTACCAGGCTGGGATTCCACAGGAGCCCAGTGCTTTGGTTCACAACATCAGCTCCAACATCCAGAGGCTGACAGTGCTGA CCTCCGAGCTGCAGAGGGCCGTTTCTCTGCTGGGAACGGAGCAGGACAGCAGCCAGCTCCGACAGACACT gcagcagaaacagcagcaagGCAACCATCTAGCGAAGGAGACTGACAGATTGATCAAGGCATTCAGTGCACTTCCTGTAGGCTCTGACCAG cgCCAGAGAAAGATACAGAAAGAGCGTCTCTTGAATGACTTCTCCGCCGCCCTGAACAACTTCCAAAAGATCCAACGGCAGGCAGCcgacaaagagagagagtttgtggCCAGAGTCAGAGCCAGCTCCAGGGTGTCG GGAGGCCAGCCTGATGACAGCTTTGGAAGTGCACCAGTCTTCCCTAG TGATGCCCAGGTGCAGGCTCAGACTGAGGCCTTTACAGAAGAAGACCTGAGGCTGATCCAGGAGAGAGAGTCGGCCATCAGGCAGTTGGAG TCTGACATCGTAGACATCAATGACATCTTCAAGGACCTGGGGCTGATGGTGCATGAGCAGGGAGACATGATAG ACAGTATAGAAGCCAACGTGGAGAATGCAGACGTGAGTGTCCAGAGCGCAACACAGCAGCTGGCACGTGCTGCAGATTACCAG cgGAGTTCCCGGAAGAAGATATGCATCCTGGTAATAGTGTtggctgtagctgctgttattattggACTCATCATCTGGGGTGCTGTCAAAAACTGA
- the stx7l gene encoding syntaxin-7 isoform X1: MFLNEFVFRKTRERQTEREREKSSNCAATLIFSIMAYQAGIPQEPSALVHNISSNIQRLTVLTSELQRAVSLLGTEQDSSQLRQTLQQKQQQGNHLAKETDRLIKAFSALPVGSDQRQRKIQKERLLNDFSAALNNFQKIQRQAADKEREFVARVRASSRVSGGQPDDSFGSAPVFPSDAQVQAQTEAFTEEDLRLIQERESAIRQLESDIVDINDIFKDLGLMVHEQGDMIDSIEANVENADVSVQSATQQLARAADYQRSSRKKICILVIVLAVAAVIIGLIIWGAVKN; encoded by the exons atgtttttaaatgaatttgttttccggaaaacgagagagagacagacagagagagagagagagaaatcctCCAACTGCGCCGCGACTTTGATT TTCTCCATCATGGCCTACCAGGCTGGGATTCCACAGGAGCCCAGTGCTTTGGTTCACAACATCAGCTCCAACATCCAGAGGCTGACAGTGCTGA CCTCCGAGCTGCAGAGGGCCGTTTCTCTGCTGGGAACGGAGCAGGACAGCAGCCAGCTCCGACAGACACT gcagcagaaacagcagcaagGCAACCATCTAGCGAAGGAGACTGACAGATTGATCAAGGCATTCAGTGCACTTCCTGTAGGCTCTGACCAG cgCCAGAGAAAGATACAGAAAGAGCGTCTCTTGAATGACTTCTCCGCCGCCCTGAACAACTTCCAAAAGATCCAACGGCAGGCAGCcgacaaagagagagagtttgtggCCAGAGTCAGAGCCAGCTCCAGGGTGTCG GGAGGCCAGCCTGATGACAGCTTTGGAAGTGCACCAGTCTTCCCTAG TGATGCCCAGGTGCAGGCTCAGACTGAGGCCTTTACAGAAGAAGACCTGAGGCTGATCCAGGAGAGAGAGTCGGCCATCAGGCAGTTGGAG TCTGACATCGTAGACATCAATGACATCTTCAAGGACCTGGGGCTGATGGTGCATGAGCAGGGAGACATGATAG ACAGTATAGAAGCCAACGTGGAGAATGCAGACGTGAGTGTCCAGAGCGCAACACAGCAGCTGGCACGTGCTGCAGATTACCAG cgGAGTTCCCGGAAGAAGATATGCATCCTGGTAATAGTGTtggctgtagctgctgttattattggACTCATCATCTGGGGTGCTGTCAAAAACTGA
- the LOC139218220 gene encoding protein LEG1 homolog — protein MLCPTVLGLLLACAVSLSSSAVILDNGMPILWAQTAGQVTDLPIQNGILTPDPWNFLQRMSLYRLMIAATDPFMGSMGTNATDGPLWGLPLQLAWMVTSGRLADPTGATTCGLQTGDTMCISTQSWWSCVSYFVSALPFLSAAQQGFMGPGVQVQMQVPEGVTDYCTTYTDCMASYPDAMSKWDAFFQGLKSATESPLPENEKKDSLLGLYWAAQMASTYASATCNPKQGHYSSSEKSFANSWLNSAEYVAAAHFQSNLGNSVMFITPLPSRVLQEGDSAPNIADLSQEENHTLSVFSWMSSINSLLGGTLVRMWKGAMCSVTTREKGREMLGQLLLNPGYATNTFLTIVTGMSSSC, from the exons ATGCTGTGTCCAACTGTCCTTGGCCTCCTCCTAGCATGTGCAGTGTCtctcagcagctctgctgtAATCCTCGACAATGGCATGCCCATCCTGTGGGCGCAGACGGCCGGTCAAGTGACTGACCTGCCAATACAGAATGGCATCCTCACTCCAGACCCCTGGAACTTCCTTCAACGCATGAGCCTTTACCGGCTGATGATTGCTGCCACAGACCCATTTATGGGATCCATGGGGACAAATGCCACAGACGGTCCTCTGTGGGGACTGCCACTGCAGCTTGCATGGATGGTAACTTCAG GGCGTCTTGCTGACCCAACCGGTGCTACAACCTGCGGCCTGCAAACAGGAGATACTATGTGCATTTCTACTCAGAGCTGGTGGAGCT GTGTGAGCTACTTTGTCTCTGCGCTGcccttcctgtctgctgcacagCAGGGCTTCATGGGACCAGGAGTTCAG GTCCAGATGCAGGTGCCTGAAGGTGTAACGGACTATTGCACCACGTATACTGACTGTATGGCTAGCTACCCTGATGCTATGTCTAAGTGGGATGCCTTTTTTCAG GGTCTGAAGTCTGCAACTGAGTCTCCTCTCcctgaaaatgagaagaaagacAGTCTCCTCGGTCTCTATTGGGCTGCCCAAATGGCCTCAACTTATGCCTCTGCTACATGCAATCCCAa GCAGGGCCACTACTCCTCTTCAGAGAAGTCATTTGCCAACAGCTGGTTGAACTCAGCGGAGTACGTGGCGGCAGCACATTTCCAGTCCAATTTGGGGAATTCTGTGATGTTCATAACCCCTCTGCCAAGCCGAGTTTTGCAG GAGGGTGACAGTGCGCCTAACATTGCTGACCTGAGTCAGGAGGAGAaccacacactgtctgtcttctCCTGGATGAGTAGTATCAACAGTTTATTGG GTGGGACGTTGGTGCGTATGTGGAAAGGTGCCATGTGTTCAGTAACCAcaagagagaaaggcagagagatgTTGGGGCAGCTCCTGCTGAATCCCGGCTACGCCACAAACACTTTCCTGACCATCGTCACTGGCATGTCTTCAAGCtgctga